A single window of Streptomyces griseoviridis DNA harbors:
- a CDS encoding bifunctional class I SAM-dependent methyltransferase/NUDIX hydrolase: MTTTPSDTPSDPWSAHYADGKEFSPLGDAERRLLARHVPAPEGGRALDVGCGLGELARFLAESGYQVDAVDFAPTALDRARADHPETEGVRYHVHDIERDPADQLPHTAYDVITLRLSWAFVGDRTRVLNRLRERLRPGGVLCVITPVADTAPEDRPGIALDEAEIDLLRAGWTSADRHDADGLAVLLLSGPVPARATCADKGKPAPHALTGAGVVVTDHRGRVLLGWSVRGVWELPGGKNAADEDFREAAVRELEEETGLVADASDALIRAFLMDSTHGMPRLTAAVRVTAHTGEPTVTEPHLIRRWEWHEVADLPALAQPLFTPSAHVIDTFWPGLLADVPPVHRYPVAPEAH, translated from the coding sequence GTGACCACCACCCCGTCCGACACCCCGTCCGACCCGTGGTCCGCGCACTACGCGGACGGCAAGGAGTTCTCGCCGCTCGGTGACGCCGAGCGGCGGCTGCTCGCGCGGCACGTTCCGGCCCCCGAGGGCGGACGCGCCCTGGACGTCGGCTGCGGGCTGGGCGAACTGGCCAGGTTCCTCGCCGAGTCCGGCTACCAGGTCGACGCGGTCGACTTCGCGCCCACGGCCCTGGACCGCGCCAGGGCCGACCACCCGGAGACCGAGGGCGTCCGCTACCACGTCCACGACATCGAACGCGATCCGGCGGACCAACTCCCGCACACCGCGTACGACGTGATCACCCTCCGGCTGAGCTGGGCCTTCGTCGGCGACCGCACCCGCGTCCTGAACCGGCTCCGTGAACGGCTGCGCCCCGGCGGCGTCCTGTGCGTGATCACGCCTGTCGCGGACACGGCCCCGGAGGATCGGCCGGGCATCGCCCTCGACGAGGCGGAGATCGACCTGCTCCGCGCGGGCTGGACGAGCGCCGACCGGCACGACGCGGACGGACTCGCCGTCCTGCTCCTGAGCGGCCCGGTGCCCGCGCGCGCCACCTGCGCGGACAAGGGCAAGCCGGCCCCGCACGCCCTCACCGGCGCGGGTGTCGTCGTCACGGACCACCGGGGGCGGGTGCTGCTCGGCTGGTCGGTACGCGGGGTCTGGGAGCTGCCGGGCGGCAAGAACGCGGCGGACGAGGACTTCCGGGAAGCCGCCGTGCGGGAGCTGGAGGAGGAGACAGGGCTTGTCGCGGACGCGTCCGACGCGCTGATCAGGGCCTTCCTCATGGACTCGACGCACGGCATGCCGCGTCTGACGGCCGCCGTCCGGGTCACCGCCCACACCGGTGAACCGACGGTGACAGAGCCGCACTTGATCCGCCGCTGGGAGTGGCACGAGGTCGCCGACCTGCCCGCGCTCGCGCAGCCCCTGTTCACGCCGAGCGCGCATGTCATCGACACGTTCTGGCCTGGCCTGCTGGCCGACGTGCCCCCGGTCCACCGCTACCCGGTCGCGCCCGAGGCACACTGA
- a CDS encoding ABC transporter ATP-binding protein, which translates to MSGLGADRVVRRVDGRVIVDGVTLAVDAGETVGLLGPNGSGKSTLLRMLAGVLAPSAGVVTLDGRPLPEVGRRATARRVATVEQHAHTQTELTVRDVVALGRIPHRRAWTPASEADARAVTEALDRTGLTGLADRSWHTLSGGERQRAQIARALAQEPRELLLDEPTNHLDIQHQLDLLDLVAGLPVTTVVALHDLNLAAMYCDRLLILRTGRVTAEGTPGEVLTPELIAEVYGVRAEVTHGPGYPVIRFVRGVTGVGAGVR; encoded by the coding sequence GTGAGCGGCCTCGGCGCGGACCGCGTCGTGCGCCGCGTCGACGGCCGGGTCATCGTCGACGGTGTGACACTCGCCGTCGACGCGGGGGAGACCGTCGGACTCCTCGGCCCCAACGGCTCGGGCAAGTCCACGCTGCTGCGGATGCTGGCCGGTGTCCTCGCGCCGAGCGCCGGGGTCGTCACCCTGGACGGGCGCCCGCTGCCCGAGGTCGGCCGCCGGGCCACCGCCCGCCGCGTCGCCACGGTCGAACAGCACGCGCACACCCAGACGGAGCTGACCGTCAGGGACGTCGTCGCCCTCGGCCGCATCCCGCACCGGCGGGCGTGGACACCGGCGTCGGAGGCGGACGCCCGCGCGGTCACCGAGGCGCTGGACCGCACCGGACTGACCGGGCTGGCCGACAGGTCCTGGCACACCCTGTCCGGCGGCGAACGCCAACGCGCCCAGATCGCCCGCGCGTTGGCCCAGGAACCCCGCGAACTCCTCCTCGACGAGCCGACCAACCACCTCGACATCCAGCACCAGTTGGACCTGCTCGACCTGGTCGCCGGCCTCCCCGTCACGACGGTCGTCGCCCTGCACGACCTCAACCTCGCGGCGATGTACTGCGACCGCCTGCTGATCCTGCGCACCGGCCGCGTCACGGCGGAGGGCACTCCGGGCGAGGTCCTGACCCCGGAACTGATCGCCGAGGTGTACGGGGTACGGGCGGAGGTGACGCACGGGCCGGGGTATCCGGTGATTCGGTTCGTGCGGGGGGTGACGGGGGTGGGGGCGGGGGTTCGTTGA
- a CDS encoding FecCD family ABC transporter permease, translated as MRTRLVLLSLGGLAALLTSIAFAVTIGPAAISTADVWTAVAAHLGLGDSTLTPLRDGIVWDLRMPRTLLAAVCGAGLAVCGAVMQSLLRNPLADPFVLGVSSGASTGAVAVVVLGVGGGAISLSAGAFLGALLSFGLVLLLSHILGGSTDRVVLSGVAAMQLFSALTSFTVLTSADAETTRGVLFWLLGSLTGADWGQVALCAAVLAVALAVCLGHARTLDAFAFGAEAAAGLGVHVARTRLVLLSVTALLTAVLVSCAGAIGFVGLVLPHATRALTGSGHARLLPVTALTGAVFLVWVDTAARTVLDPQEVPVGVVTSLIGVPAFVAVLYRGRSKA; from the coding sequence GTGAGAACGCGCCTGGTCCTGCTCTCGCTCGGCGGCCTCGCCGCGCTCCTCACGTCGATCGCCTTCGCCGTCACCATCGGCCCCGCCGCCATCTCCACCGCCGACGTGTGGACGGCCGTCGCCGCCCACCTCGGCCTCGGCGACAGCACGCTCACCCCCCTGCGCGACGGCATCGTCTGGGACCTGCGGATGCCCCGCACCCTGCTCGCCGCCGTGTGCGGCGCGGGGCTCGCGGTCTGCGGCGCCGTCATGCAGTCCCTGCTGCGCAACCCGCTCGCCGACCCGTTCGTCCTCGGCGTCTCCTCCGGCGCCTCCACCGGCGCCGTCGCCGTCGTCGTGCTCGGCGTCGGCGGCGGAGCGATCTCGCTCTCCGCGGGCGCCTTCCTCGGCGCGCTGCTCTCCTTCGGCCTGGTCCTGCTGCTCAGCCACATCCTCGGCGGCAGCACCGACCGGGTGGTGCTCTCCGGGGTCGCCGCGATGCAACTCTTCTCGGCGCTCACCTCGTTCACCGTTCTGACCTCGGCCGACGCCGAGACCACCCGGGGCGTCCTGTTCTGGCTGCTCGGCTCGCTCACCGGCGCCGACTGGGGCCAGGTCGCGCTCTGCGCCGCCGTCCTCGCCGTCGCGCTCGCGGTCTGCCTCGGCCACGCCCGCACCCTCGACGCCTTCGCGTTCGGCGCGGAGGCCGCCGCCGGACTCGGCGTCCATGTCGCCAGGACCCGGCTGGTCCTGCTCTCCGTGACGGCGCTGCTGACCGCCGTCCTGGTCAGCTGCGCCGGCGCGATCGGCTTCGTCGGCCTGGTGCTGCCGCACGCCACCCGCGCGCTGACCGGCTCGGGCCACGCCCGTCTGCTGCCGGTCACCGCGCTGACCGGCGCCGTCTTCCTGGTGTGGGTGGACACCGCCGCCCGTACCGTCCTCGACCCCCAGGAGGTCCCGGTGGGCGTGGTGACGTCCCTCATCGGCGTGCCCGCCTTCGTCGCCGTGCTCTACCGCGGCCGGAGCAAGGCGTGA
- a CDS encoding ABC transporter substrate-binding protein, with protein sequence MLRSTRRLAALLLAPAFLLTACGGSADSTAEADRTSAAGYPLTLDNCGTEVTVTAAPEHAVSLNQGTTEILLSLGLADRMAGTATWTDPVLGSLEKANAGVPRLAENNPSFEKVLDASPDFVTASFVSTLGKGGVASRAQFEKLGVPTYVSPSDCSEGKDNDTGGDGSRSKPLTLDAVYGEIRDLARVFGVEQRGEALVTRLKSRVTAATEGLDASDVSLMYWFANSQSPYLAGCCGAPGAITRAVGARNAFADTHDEWPQINWETVADRDPDVIVIGDLTRKQQTAETAQAKIRFLETNPATRNLTAVKKKRFISLSGQAMNPSIRTVDGIEQVSSALRAFGLVT encoded by the coding sequence GTGCTCCGTTCCACCCGCCGCCTCGCGGCGCTCCTGCTCGCCCCCGCCTTCCTGCTCACCGCGTGCGGCGGCTCGGCCGACAGCACGGCGGAGGCCGACAGGACGTCCGCCGCCGGCTACCCCCTCACCCTCGACAACTGCGGGACCGAGGTCACCGTCACCGCGGCCCCCGAGCACGCGGTCTCCCTCAACCAGGGCACCACCGAGATCCTGCTCTCCCTCGGCCTCGCCGACCGGATGGCCGGCACCGCCACCTGGACCGACCCGGTGCTCGGGAGCCTGGAGAAGGCCAACGCGGGCGTGCCGAGGCTGGCCGAGAACAACCCGTCCTTCGAGAAGGTCCTGGACGCGAGCCCCGACTTCGTCACCGCCTCCTTCGTCTCCACCCTCGGCAAGGGCGGTGTCGCCAGCCGGGCGCAGTTCGAGAAGCTCGGCGTGCCCACCTACGTCTCGCCCTCCGACTGCTCCGAGGGCAAGGACAACGACACCGGCGGCGACGGCTCCCGCAGCAAGCCCCTCACCCTCGACGCCGTCTACGGCGAGATACGCGACCTCGCCCGCGTCTTCGGCGTCGAGCAGCGCGGCGAGGCCCTGGTGACGCGTCTCAAGTCGCGCGTCACCGCCGCCACCGAGGGGCTGGACGCCTCGGACGTCTCCCTCATGTACTGGTTCGCCAACTCGCAGTCGCCCTACCTGGCCGGCTGCTGCGGCGCCCCCGGCGCCATCACCCGCGCGGTCGGCGCGCGGAACGCCTTCGCCGACACCCACGACGAGTGGCCCCAGATCAACTGGGAGACCGTCGCCGACCGCGACCCCGACGTCATCGTCATCGGCGACCTGACCCGCAAGCAGCAGACCGCCGAGACCGCCCAGGCCAAGATCCGCTTCCTGGAGACCAACCCGGCCACCCGCAACCTCACCGCCGTCAAGAAGAAGCGATTCATCAGCCTCAGCGGCCAGGCCATGAACCCGTCCATCCGCACCGTCGACGGGATCGAGCAGGTCTCCTCCGCCCTGCGGGCGTTCGGGCTCGTCACGTGA